A genome region from Syntrophales bacterium includes the following:
- the rpmB gene encoding 50S ribosomal protein L28, which translates to MARVCKICGKGPMVGNNVSHANNKTKKVWYPNLQKMRVVNDKTGAVKKMKVCTRCLRSGFVTKAL; encoded by the coding sequence ATGGCTCGAGTTTGTAAAATATGTGGAAAAGGACCTATGGTCGGCAATAACGTAAGTCATGCTAATAATAAAACAAAGAAGGTATGGTATCCAAATCTTCAAAAGATGCGTGTCGTAAATGATAAAACCGGGGCGGTGAAAAAGATGAAGGTATGTACAAGATGCCTTCGTTCCGGTTTTGTGACAAAGGCGCTATAG